The DNA window AATGTGACTTACTTTTAACCAATATATTCTTCTGGTTCTTACCTTCCTTCTGTAATTTTGTGGTAAACCTAGTGGAGATCAGTTACTGAGTGACTGGATTGTTTTGTGAATCAGAGGAAGGCTCTAATtctcaaaatgcattttaagtagCTATAGATGTATCCGGCTCTGTTAGTGACTCTATCATTTGTCTATGGAAATTTGGCTTTACAAACCATTTGAAAGTTGTGATAACTCATTGAGACAAATTATGAacatataaattattttctgccaTAAACAATATTTAGAACTTTCCCTTAGCAAAAATTATTTACTGAGAAGAATTTCAATAAGAAGGGACTGTTTCAGTTGTCAGTACCATGCCAGTCTAGTTTAAAAGAGTCTGTCAGTTATGTGCTGTACCACAGGTCATGGCACAGTTCCCAACCTTGGCATCTAagatctgtaaaaataaatcccagGACTTAAAATTTTCAcatagcagaagaaaaacaaaacaaaaccaaaaatcacaGGGCATGTCTCAGGCCTTGGTGACTCCGCTTAGGAGAGTGGTTGCTAGTGAGAATTCGTGGATGATGGTGGGAAACATGCGGtggtacagagaaaaaaagctttactGGTCTTCTCCAGTCTGAACTGGAGAAGGAAGAGGGCAAACAGCTTTACAATGACTGACTCTGTGGTGATCAGTTTGATGTTGAATAGCTGAGAAAAGCATAGGAAGTAAATTCCAAGGTTTGCaaggaagatgagaaaaaaaattagacaCTGATTTACACGCACAGGATAGAGGAGCAGAGTTGGATGAgatgttggtttgtttttcctattcTCTGTTCCTGATTTGATGCTTTTGACTTGGAGAACAGAGTCCATTCTGGtgagtttattttttgtattttttttttttttaaacttctatCATGTTGAACTTTAATAACATGCCTCAGTGGACCATTGATTGATTTCTGGAGGCTGCTTGTAGAAACAACATCTACAAGGATTTTTTAGTAAATAGTCTGGTGCTATTTACATGGAGGAGCATTTGAATTTCTATTAAACTACCTTGAAAGATGTGACTTTTCTGTGTCTGTACCTGCCTCTGGAATGATTTTATGATTGggaattttttcttctatatagTTCTGAAGTTGGTTTGCCTTTCAAGACTTTTCAGACTCCATAACTAAATTTTCCTCCATTACTCAGCAGTAATAACTGTTGAGAGTTGTGGATGTGTTTGCATTGCCAAATAATCTGTGAATCATAGGCAGACACTTCTCAGGTAAATGCTTGTGCTAGGTAGACTGCACCTGCTTGACTGAAAGAGTTTGCTTCCTGGActttcacaaaaagaaaaaaaaataacctgtagTTTTATACTGTGAATTCTGTTCATGGCAAGATGACAGGAACGAAACAGATGTATGATACACGTTCAGTTAACTTGTCAATAGCTAGTGGGGACTTCTGGACAAATTAATtctaaaatacttcaaaattgTAGGAAAGAAGAGCATTAAATATAGTTTAAAACTCATCTTGAATACATCAATTGAATAAAGTGAGCTAATTACTGTGCCTAGGAACTTAGGCATAGTTTGATAATTGttaaagttttctttctctcttctcatcttaacTCTTCTGAATGACTTGGGAAGTTTGTGGTAAGCATGGGAAAACAGCAGGATTTGATCTGAAAGTTCCTCATGAAATGCAAAAGTAGCCTATTCAAGTTACTTGTGATAATGTTTTATTCCAACAGAGAGCAACCTTTGTTTTAAGTCAATATAAATAAGTTGggtgtacagaaaaaaaacgtTACAACAAACATATATAAATAGGCTTATTGTATACTGTATTCCAAACCTGTAAAAATTACTCCATTTTGTGGTTCATTGTATGGGTATTATTTGCATACATTGTGACCTTATGTAGATGTACTTGCTAGTTTTAGGATTCAAGTATTCATCTATGCTAAACCTTTGAAAATAGTAAGAAATGATTTTCCAAAGAGTTAGACTTTTAAACAAGGAATCAATAGAACATGTAACACCATCAGTGAAGAGAGATATCATGGTATATGTGATTATGtaggatatattttttttatttttaaaggggaATAAGGAAGTGTATGgctttacagttttaaaatccTTCTGGAGAGAGACACATGGAGTTTTTACAATGACATTATTTAGACCAGGTCAAAAGTGGATGAAAGTTAAATTTTATCTTCCCTTAGTTTATTTTATGGTAACACTTCAGGAACTTATCTCCACTGGTTTATTGTGATAGATGGTTAATATGACTTCAGCACCCATGTTACTTTGATATACAAGTGTTGGGATTAGTTATtccactttttatttaaaagcaatatttttagtAGTGAACTACCACACCATAGAGTAGGTTTGCATGGTTGGGTGATCTTGATGTATGTGCAGCTGAAGGGTTTTAATCACCGGACACAAACAGAAGTAGACAACCATAACCATTAGTGGTCCATCAGCCTAGTTATTTTCTCTTGCATAGAAGTCTGTTGTCTGCATATATTACATTAAAATTTCAGtagtaaaactttttttccagagatttATAAATGGATTAATTTAAGAGTGCGCTGAATTAAAGTTGTGTAAAGttaatttgaaggaaaaatatgctCTTGAAAGTGAAGTATCACTTTAAATACGTTTGTTGCTGtgaattttcattatttcacacTTAAGTAATATGATCTTCATATTTTACAGATGAAAGCCCAAAAGCTGATAAACCCAAAGTAGATGAGGAGTGTGATGAAAATGAAGACGACAAAGACTATCACAGGAGTGACCCACAGATTGCTATCTGCCTCGACTGTTTACGCAATAATGGGCAGTCAGGAGACAATGTAGTCAAAGTGAGTAGTCAAGATAATCTGTGCAGTTGTTGTTGGCAGAATAGTGTTTTACAGGAACCAAGTAATTTTATAACAACTAACAATAAACTTTAACATGGTGACCTTCCTCCACTTCTACGCTTATTTAGTCCTTTTGTTTGAAACATTTCAATGCATCTTggaattttgtaaaaaaaaaaaaaatacggtTCCTTACAGAAATCCATCTGTGACAacggatttttttcttttattggatTATAGTTTTGTAGTCTACAGCCTTGATGGTATATAACTGCATTACGCAACAGATTACAGCATACCGCAGAGGTACTTTAAAAACTATCTGTAGGTGAGCTGCCTCACACCTCGAGGATTGCTGTCTTACTATGCCAGTATGAACCTGCGTTTCAGATATGTTGTGTGCTGAATGACTGGGATTCAGGTCTTCTAAGCTCTAAACCTTATCTGACACTGATGCCCTTGCACACGTGCCTTGGGGCTCATCTGTGCTCTTGGGTAGGTTGCTTCCATCTGTAAAACAAGTAGGGTGGTTAATACCTGCTAACTTCTGTTTTAAGAATCAGGGATGTTTGGTTTCTGTTAATGAAGAGAAGATTACCGAGTAATGTTGAGGCtagaaaaaatgtttagaaatgcGCCTAGATTGTAattatgttttattaaattacaaatacaagaattaaaagaaaattttaaaaatatttaacaaaacacagtatattttctttgtacTATGTTACCTGTATAATTTTGGAAATTCTTACACAGTAAGAAAGTTTTTATTTCGAAAGAAGCTAATGTATGTGTTGTCACTGTCTGCTAGATACAGTAAGAAATCTGTATCTCCATCACCATGTAGGCATCTCAGGTTTCCAGATTTTCTGTAGAATCAAGTCTGTTAGGTTCTGGATCACAGAATCTGTGataatacagggtgtttcaaaaaggtggacccaatttgaaatcactgtatctttGAAATAGGGTCTATCTTTTCGAAACACCCAGTAGAAGATGTCTCAGGTTTGTAGCTTCTCTGTGTTTCGCCTAGATTATTTGAGGAtgtttttacttccttttgCATTCAAGGTCTGAAGAAATTCTAAGAAATTTAACACCTGTTTGACCCCTAATATTACTAACACAGACACTTAGATTATTTAAGTTTTTCTAggggttttggtggttttggtttccttttttttttcctctcttctgtaTCTTTTGCAAATTTCTTTAGAACCAGAGATGGGTTAGGTTAACTCATTTATTATGTAAATGTTGCAAAAAAAAGTGAGCAAAAAGGAACCTATTGTGCCATTATGAATtagaagaaaatgcagtaaaattGGTTActggttgaaaaaaaaatcatttgtggCTGTTCTTGCACTAAAGATTGCTTACATGCTCCAAAATTTCTAACATGGTTTTTCTGATTTGTTACTCTTGCTTTAGGGTTTAATGAAGAAATTTATCCGCTGTTCTACTCGAGTGACCGTGGGAACTATCAAAAAGTTTCTCAgcttaaaattaaaacttcCAAGTTCTTATGAGGTACATTTGAAAGAACAAtgcttgtatttttgttttcttgcaaagTATTAGGTTTTTATGAAATGTAATCATATTTGAACTTGAGGAATGTTTTTTTAGCCCAAGCACTAAGTAGTGCTCAATATTCCAAGTTATATTGTCTGCCCTTTATTGAGAAGTGATCATTTTATCACAGTGACTAAAGTTGCTGATCAAAGACTCCTACAGTTCTAGCAACTTCAGTTTGTTGCTCACCTGTGAAGGAACAGGTACATTaggttttgatatttttatgtaaaaaataaatgctttctctttccatgtGGCTCATAAAAAACTCATTTAATACAGTTTTGGGCTAGTAGCtactgaagaaaaggagagatCAACTAGATATACACCAAATTACTctgcagtttcattttctttagatACAAGAAACTATCCAGTAATTATGAAGTGAGGAGCAATACCatttaaatgtttcaaaatgtAGATACGTATTTGTACTTTCTGTAGAATTAGGTGGAATTTGATGGAGAGACGGTCTTTGTTCCATTAGTGATTTGATCTTGGCTAAGGCTATTCCCTAGGAGGACTTCCTAACATGAGAGAAGTTGAGATACAGGATGGAGTTGGGAAGTGTGAGACTTCTGCCTCCCCTTCTTTCCAGGGATACAGGAGTTTTGACCTCAGCACAGACCATTTCTTCAGCCCATTCTCTTAAGGAGTCAATGACTCTGTGAACTGCTTTCAGCACAAACGGCAGCATCCCAGCTTTGGTCAGAGGGGGAGCTGAGTTAGGTTAGGACACAGGTTATTGCAGAGCTGTACACAGGAGTTTGTCACAGTACCATGACATGCTGATCAGCCATTCTGTTGTCATTTAGTTTTGTTAATTATGTCAATCTCTCTCTAGTGCCTTGATGGCTTGTGTTACATAGTATCCACTTACTTTTTCCCtcttaaaaccagaaaagcattATAGCTATAATaatgaaaagatttttcagTAGAGAGTAGAAGATGCTACAATACAGTTTAAACCAGTCATTTTTCACAGCAAgatcattactttttttttttttattttgccttcagTTAATGAAGAATCATGTTTGTATactcagaaatgcattttcgTTGTACTtgataaagtaattttaaaattacttcataatttatttttttcttttaaagaaaattacagtacttctgttttggttttttgggtttgaAAGAGTGCTGACAGAGCAGGAAGGCCTTCAAAATACAACACAAGGGTTTCTCTTCAAACAGATAAGGTGTAGTATTGATAAATACGGGGAGTGATTGTTTACTAGAGATTTCCTGCCTAGTTTAGCAGACTTTCTTCTGTCCACACTTTGATTGAAAacacaaaagtgaaaaaataaagtggaaTACTACTATTAAAAATAGCAGTATAGTTTCTTGTCCATATGTTGTATTTATCCAGGTTTGGCATACGTGTCTGATGGAATTGCTGATAATGATAGTAGTTGGTAGAGTACATTTAGACATTAAGATTTTGCATCCCTTTGTCTTACTGTTTGCTCTGTTATATTTTAAGCTGGATGTACTATGCAATGGAGAAATCATGGGGAAGGATCATACTATGGAATTCATCTATATGACAAGATGGAGACTAAGAGGCGAAAACGTAAATGCTGTTACATTATTAATAAATGATGTTTTGGTGTATTTATTACAGAGAGTATACATGCTTTCAGAGGTTTGTCCAAAATATATTCTGTGACCCTTCAAAATACccttatttaaaaatgcattttacatgttttttggATTTCTTATGGAAAACTCTATGAGTGAAACCCTGCAGCACATATATTGTGTAGATTCTCAAACTTAAAAAGAGCAGGTGTACAAAGTTTATATGCAAGTTCTGCTCTGAGCTTTAAGTCAAGTGTCTGAAAAGTCAAGCACTTGTTCTTTTTATGCAAAATTGCTTTTAGTGACATTCCGAGTCACAGTAGTTGGGAAATCTGCATCCAGCAGTTCTTTGTTAAGAATCTGTTCTATTCAGTCAGTAAACTGAAAGTGATACTGAATAATTAGTATAGAAATGTAgttgttttattattgtttctgTTAATACTACACCCATGGTTTTTAGATGTGCTGTATAACACTAACATACAGATAACATAGCTAAATGGATTTTCCTTGCTGCATGAGCATGTTTCAGAATTGCAATATTTAACTTACTAAAAGGCATTTCTTTTGACTCTGATATTCAGTATGATTTAGGAGCCCTTATATTGCCTTGTATAtatattcttctgttttgttttgttgtaagTCATATCcccgtttcttctttcttttatacaTTCATTTGTGTGTGGCCGCTGGTTGTTCTTCACTCTTTATTGCTTTGTAGTATATGTAGATTTGTGGTCTTTCTCTACCAGTGGAGGCTGTGTTGGAGTGCAGCAAAGGATAAGCACTTAATGTATGTTAATGCACTGATCAGTAGAAAAGTCCAAACTttctgtgctcttttttttttaaagtttcatatTTCTTGGAATAAAAAGCACTGGGGCACggacagagaagacagaggattAAGCACACTGTGGAGTTAATAGTTTAGAAGCTTCTTAAAGTTTTGCCTTATTCTGAAGAGGGGGAAGGGTAGACTTTGGTAGGAATTGGGGAGTTAATATATATAGGCAAGTATTCATCAAATTTGAAAGTAATTTGCAGTGAAATTTGATGATTGCTGAAATCTCAATATTGTACCAATAAGGGAGATTTAAGTAATAATTTTTTCCAATACTGCCTTGCAACCAGTGGGTGTTTGGCTTGTCATCCTATATTTTTGTTAGCATTGGCTATACTATTAGGAAATGTTGAGGCAACAGCTTTAGTGATAGTGGAATTCTTTCATGATGTTTAATCCTGCAGACCTTGCCTACAAATGGACTTTTGGCAGTTGCGTTGGTCTGGAAGCAACAGTAACTGTCATCTTGACAAAAAGGACGTTATTTGTGCTGGTtaaaatttttcaaaaatctcaTAACTACCGTTTTTAACATTAAGTAAAGATAAGAGTTGACAACtcttgatttaatttttaagttgtGTTTACATGCACATAGTATAGTCAGGTGTGTGCTCATCTTTTCCTTTATGAAGTCAGACATGACAACTAAAACCTGTAAAATTTACATTGTGCTGATAAGAAATCCAGTAACATCTGGGCTTCTCTGATTTGTTTTCCCTGACTGTTTTGGATCTTGTTATAACACTGAGGTTGTGATGGTAATTAATTAACAATCTTTCCTTTTGGATGAAGATCAAGTAAATCTATTACCTCCATCTTTGGTGCTATTCACCGTGAGCTATTACTGCCATGCCCATGGGCCTTACAAGAGGTAGAGTAGTAAAGGAAAAACATCCATGTATTCATTAGAGAAGTCTTTCCTGTTTTAAAtaagttaatttattttaagctttacattttaaaatgtaaaataaataaataaataaataaacggTAAATGTGTATGTCCAGCTGTGGATGCCTCTTATCTGATCAGAAAATCATCTCCTTCGCAGTTTCGGTGTCAGAACTGCTCATCTTCGCAAGTCTGCTCACAGGATGGCACTTTTTATCAGGTAAGAGGCACTCACAACTGTACATACTACAGTCATTAAGGTCCTGTTAGCACTTCAATCGTAGTCTAAGTTGTGGCGTTTTTATAATTCCTCACTACAAAGAGCTAAAACTCCATGAGCAAGGCCCAAGTGTTTTCATTCATTCAAAGAAGACTTTATtgaatgaataaatattatTCATTCAAAAGGTTTACGGGTTTCTTTTACTTTACATTAGGCTATTTATCTTTTTGATAGGTCTAATTCTGTAAGGTAGTTCTTGCATCCGTCTGGAAAGATGATCTACCTCTTCCCATCTCATCCTTCTAACTAGTAGTATTGGGCAGACACTGACAAGGGATCAAAACTGAAGAGTGTGAATCGAAAGAAACTACATGGGTTTCATCTCTTTATGGCAATTCATATATTCTTTTTAATGGAGTAAAgaaatttgtcttttgttttgatACTGTGCAcctttcatatattttaaaattaggaaTGGAATAATACCTCATCTATAGAGTGTAACAAACCGAAACATCCAGAACCTGCAAACTGCAGTTGATTTCTAAATTTCTTTGATCAAACTGGTTCATACCTATATGAAACAATATTTCCGTTTCCTCACTGggaattttggttttaattacttTCTAAAAGAAACTTTGGAagtttgaaataatatttttgcttgAGCAAAAAGTTAATGATAGAGGGTCACTCCCCACCATGGATGGGAGTGACCTACTGAAGTCATGCCCACTTTGATATTTAGAATTGTTCCCGTATAGTGCATTTTATTTATACACTTGGTTTGTAATTCTCTTTGCAAAAATGCTGAGCCTCTCTGGTTTACATGGCAATTTCAGTGAGGTGACTGCTCTGTCTCTGCCTGTGTGCACTTCCAATTAGAGTACTTTTAGAGACAATTTATATAACCAAAGTGAAAAACGTGAAATAGCATTTAAATAATATGGTAGTCGTATCCTATGCAAAAAAATCAGAGACCAATGtcacggttgagacggacaaacgacatggaccaagttctttcaagatgaaagtaatagatgccatttattgctacaagtgcatttttatgcaattctaccagttcatgtgtcttttcactattggttacaagttacagcactaacatctcattggttaatttttctatcatccatgttattcttctatccccttctctctcacgggtgcatctctcctctctccggatactcctttactcccatccttctcaagggtaaatcttaatatctcaaggctgatctctactctcatattttctgtcaaggattccacagacccgctgcagtttcccacagacCAAATAATTTATGATACTGCAAATATGTGTTGGTTAATTGCACATACAGTCTACACATGGTGCTCCCTGTCTTCTCTCCTAAATACTCCTGCTGTTGTTGAATACGTCTGGGTTTATATTTTGATTTCACTGCACTACTTTTTGTAAATCCCCAGCAAGTGTGATCACATTTAGTTCTAGTGGTCGTTTCATTACCATGGCATGGAAAGTGTATTAACCTGTATAGGTCTCTGCAGCGgtatctttcttttttggtCACAGAAGTTCATCTGTATTGCATTTGAAGAATGTGgtaaaatatttctggtttcaGGAACAGCTTCTGTAGTAATTCTTTATAATTCCaaatttgtaataaaaacaGACTTCAACTAGCTGTGTTCATCTCCCCTGCGGTGGAAAGGTAGTTAGGCACATACAGTTGCTGACACAGTAagattttcctgatttttatgCTATAAAATACATCCAGTATCCTAATTAAGTTAAGAGGAAAATATCAGACTTTACATAATGAATAAATAAGACATTCAGTAAAACAGAACTTCCAGCAACAACTGCCCAGGTGTTCCATGGCACTTTCTGGAAACCTACCCACTCTTGCCCCCTGTTCCACAAGAATTTTGTCCAATTCAGGGATCGAAGCAGttgatttgccattttttttctagtaagaACTGATAAAAATGTATCACTAGATCTGAAGTTGAGAAGTTTGGATTTGGGGGAGAAGTTAGCCCTCACCTCTCTGAAAATCGGCTGACAGcaatttaatctcttttttctttttttttccttctttttaatacCAGAGTAGCCTGGCTCCCATTAACTAGTGCTGACTACTAGTATAGCTATGGAGCCTCCCTACATAGAAGAGTAAAACCAAGTACATAATCCGTAAATGGACTTTATTTTAGAAAGTATAAAATTTCAAGattgtttttcctcaaacacagcaacacagaaataaGAGGGATTGTTTGAGTGCACAAAGTATATATGTCATAAATcatataaataatgaaatacataAAAGCAGATACAGGGATTTTACATTAATGATGAATAACTACAACTAGCTGACTTGGAGATTAAATAGAGATTTGGAGTAAAGGTATGGATTTAACCGTTGAAATGGATTCATGTAAATGGAACTGATTGGCATATACGTGTGTCTTAGGGATAAGATCTGGCTATTCTTAAAGCAATCTGtacttgcattttctttgtaaattttATGAATGACATCTTCATGTTTTCTTgtctgcttttgttgttgtttttctcttgcttttgtttttagtcTTACCCTATGGTACTTCAGTATCGACCTAGAATTGACTTCGGTTAGACCAAAGGGCCAGCTCCCACTGCGATGAATCCTGCACTATTTGTTTACCCATCGACAGATTGCACAATGAATGGATGTGCCTGGATTAGGGGGACACAACCAGATTTTCAGCATGCAAATAAGGACATTGTCTTTCTTAAAACTGTCAGTTGCATCTCTGTTGTTTCTATTAGAGCAAGCCAAGTGCCATTCTGCTACTGAAATGTGCATAAGATATTTGTGTATCTTACGAGTGTGCTGCAAATCATAGCCAAAATCATGAAGTGTACAGTCAAAATTCAAAAACTATGGAATTTTTTTGCTTGCGTGTTAGAAAATTTTCCTGGTCCTAATATTGATTACACTAGCAAAATGGCAGAGTGCTCATTCCATGTGGTGTTGCAGATTCACACACTATTTTACCGAATATTGTTGTTTAAATCATAGAGTACTGTACAAATAACTAGGATTAtaccttgaaaatattttgtatagaaaatacatttagaaaagTGGTCATTGGGCCACTACCTTTTTCTGATAAGCTTCTCATGGGTCCAGGTATAGCTCACTCATGAGTGTGCAACAGTCCTTTTGCAGTGAATGAAGATTACTTACCCTTAACAAGAGATGTAGAATATGGTCATTCAAAGCAGCGATTTTAAATCTTCTAAATAGATTCTGCTAATATTGCTTACAAGCATCGCAGCCTTTGTGATTGCACTTTTCTATGGTTTCCCTGAAGATGGGAATTTGGGGTACTAGCTATTGTTGGAAAACAGCTTCTGGTCAGATTACATTTCTTCTAATAAAGTCTTCATAATaatgaagtttaaaataatgtaaatggAACAAATAAATTTCACTATAAGTTTACAAACAAGGCAAAATTTTACATAATTGTTGcctttcaattaaaaaatgcacaaaaaacatttccttttaagGTTGATTGGAGGTGTAAAATATGCTAAGACAAAAACAATATATATCTTTAATTAGATTATATATCTCTTGTGACTATCTGGAGTTTAGAATCCATTATAGGaattttcattaattaaagTCACATAATAAAAGTATTTCCATGAAATTATAGGTAATGCAATACTGAAGATAAGCAGTCTGACCAAAATAATGGTTCAGGTCCTTTTCCCTAAGACCTGGTAGTGCTGGACTAAAAGTGATTGTTGCCTTAGGTATTGCAGGTGTAATGGTTCTAGTATAGAATGTTTATTGAGGTTTCTGGTAATGTTGCAGGGAGTGTAGTAATGCATATGTTTTCTGTAGTCTTCCATTGTCTTTGCTCTGCTTAAAAGTCGGTTgagtttttcatttcagtttttgtgAGGATAGTTATAGTTCAGTACCTTTATGTAATTTCTACTTAATACATGCTTAGTATTGTAGATAACTATTTACTTTCTTACGCCTTCTGCATACAGCAAAAAGGAACCAAATCAACTTTTCAGAAGCTACCTATAGAGTGAACTAAACATATTTAGATAAGACAAAGTAAAAATTCTATCTTGGGATCAAGTACGAAAGATAGATGCAAGACTCCTTTGCAAATTTTTGTTCATGTACATTGGTATGTTTCTGTAGGAGAAATAAGCATGTTGTGGATTAAATCTGGCCCCTTTAATGTTAGTAGGAGTCGCAACATTGATGACTTGAGGAATCTAATACAGTTGGGTTGACTTCTGTAATTGCACTCCAGAGCCCATATGACGTACAGAAATAAAAGTGCTGTCAGTAGCAGTCTGTTTAGGAAACCTGCCATTGCAGGTCAAGGTTGCACATATTGTGCAGATGCCAGTGAACCTGGGGAAGAAAGCATTCAGGAACCTGCTGCTCCTTTCTTTAGGCACAGTGTGCTGACTGGTACAGGTGCAGGTTTGCCCATGCGGTAGATGGGAAGGGGTGCGCATGCTGGCTGCAGGAAGCGCTTGTCCTTTTGCCCACCCAGTTCGTGATGTGCTACTTGACAGAAACAAGAAGACACTCCAAGTAAGGAGGGCTCTTCTCTGCAGAGACTCTAGTGAAAAATAGTTTCTTTGTGTATATATTAATACAAGTCCTCCTCAAGGAGCAGCTTGGAAGAGCAGAGCATGCATTCTAATTGCCAATCATTGTTCTCTTTAGTATATGCAGTTGTTTTGTATGGTAGAATTAGGATATGAATTGTAAATACTTAGATGCACATACAAATGACACCTTACAGTTTTTATACATTTCACGTGTTTTTATACCAGAATTTTCACTGTAGATTCACTTGAGATAAAATGCCTGTTTCAGTTTATCACAAAACTAATGGTAGTACTCTTAAGCATAATTTCTTCTTGGTTCAGgggacaatttttttttctcaacgaTTGCACTTGCCATTTTGACAAGtttgaactttttttaaaaagagaagattacattatttttaatccattttcagTTACTTTACACAGAAGTTAGCATCCATCTGACAGGACCCCTGAAACAGGAGTGC is part of the Columba livia isolate bColLiv1 breed racing homer chromosome 6, bColLiv1.pat.W.v2, whole genome shotgun sequence genome and encodes:
- the PCGF5 gene encoding polycomb group RING finger protein 5 isoform X1 codes for the protein MATQRKHLVKDFNPHITCYICKGYLIKPTTVTECLHTFCKTCIVQHFEDSNDCPRCGNQVHETNPLEMLRLDNTLEEIIFKLVPGLREQELQREIEFWKKNKPQENGQDESPKADKPKVDEECDENEDDKDYHRSDPQIAICLDCLRNNGQSGDNVVKGLMKKFIRCSTRVTVGTIKKFLSLKLKLPSSYELDVLCNGEIMGKDHTMEFIYMTRWRLRGENFRCQNCSSSQVCSQDGTFYQSYPMVLQYRPRIDFG
- the PCGF5 gene encoding polycomb group RING finger protein 5 isoform X2 is translated as MATQRKHLVKDFNPHITCYICKGYLIKPTTVTECLHTFCKTCIVQHFEDSNDCPRCGNQVHETNPLEMLRLDNTLEEIIFKLVPGLREQELQREIEFWKKNKPQENGQDESPKADKPKVDEECDENEDDKDYHRSDPQIAICLDCLRNNGQSGDNVVKGLMKKFIRCSTRVTVGTIKKFLSLKLKLPSSYELDVLCNGEIMGKDHTMEFIYMTRWRLRGENSYPMVLQYRPRIDFG